One Erythrobacter aureus DNA segment encodes these proteins:
- a CDS encoding RrF2 family transcriptional regulator, with protein sequence MQLNLRTDYALRMLMALAATDRTLSIDWIAQRYAISRNHLAKVAQDLAAAGFVDTQRGRGGGLRLARPANAINVGAVVRSLEHFDGFVACMGGKAECMIDGACGLKPALSGALEAFLAHLDGFTLADIAADRTRLLDRLTPQPA encoded by the coding sequence ATGCAACTGAACCTCCGCACTGATTACGCCCTGCGCATGCTCATGGCGCTGGCCGCCACCGATCGAACCCTTTCGATCGACTGGATCGCCCAACGCTATGCGATTTCGCGCAACCACCTCGCCAAGGTGGCGCAGGATCTGGCGGCGGCGGGCTTCGTCGATACGCAGCGCGGCCGTGGTGGCGGACTCCGGCTTGCCCGGCCAGCCAACGCGATCAATGTCGGCGCCGTTGTACGCTCGCTCGAGCACTTCGACGGCTTCGTCGCCTGCATGGGCGGCAAGGCGGAATGCATGATCGATGGGGCCTGCGGGCTCAAACCCGCATTATCCGGTGCGCTCGAGGCATTCCTCGCCCATCTCGACGGCTTCACCCTGGCGGATATTGCCGCAGACCGGACTCGGTTGCTTGACCGGTTGACGCCGCAACCGGCCTGA
- a CDS encoding glycoside hydrolase — protein sequence MRFLSITACAALLASCATTAGTPPAVLGAAPFYQKHVDAMGIPILSSSRVPDEALFAARDMMRGMLAHRPDLAAWLAANDYRVALIARDEALLDLPENAHWTKPARDDPRLTRCEIKHYEVRIGSKSTREYWDNRARGIGGERMVGSEEDVLGLPISRYFGETIFVHEFAHNVLFAIEGADPALYRKVEAAYANALANGLWFEEYTTTTIQEYWAEGTQFWFNSNRLQAFDGRQILGHTDLSAYDPQLFAVLAEAYGERHALKSDPFHMHPARTPPGRPPENTAEIC from the coding sequence ATGCGGTTTCTGTCGATCACAGCCTGCGCGGCATTGCTCGCCTCTTGCGCGACCACCGCCGGTACGCCTCCTGCAGTGCTAGGGGCGGCGCCCTTCTATCAGAAGCATGTCGACGCGATGGGCATTCCGATCCTCTCGTCCTCGCGCGTGCCCGACGAGGCGCTGTTCGCCGCGCGCGACATGATGCGCGGGATGCTCGCGCACCGGCCCGATCTGGCCGCCTGGCTGGCCGCCAACGACTACCGGGTCGCCCTGATCGCGCGTGACGAGGCGCTGCTCGACCTTCCCGAGAACGCCCACTGGACCAAGCCCGCGAGAGACGATCCGCGCCTCACGCGCTGCGAGATCAAGCATTACGAGGTGCGCATCGGGTCGAAGAGCACCCGCGAATATTGGGACAATCGCGCGCGCGGAATCGGAGGCGAGCGGATGGTCGGATCGGAAGAGGACGTGCTCGGCCTGCCGATCAGCCGCTATTTCGGCGAAACGATCTTCGTTCACGAATTCGCCCATAATGTGCTGTTCGCGATCGAGGGTGCGGACCCTGCGCTCTATCGCAAAGTCGAGGCGGCCTATGCCAATGCGCTGGCGAACGGGCTGTGGTTCGAGGAATATACGACCACCACGATACAGGAATACTGGGCCGAAGGGACGCAGTTCTGGTTCAATTCCAACCGTCTGCAAGCCTTCGACGGGCGGCAGATCCTGGGTCACACCGATCTTTCGGCCTACGATCCGCAGCTTTTCGCGGTGCTGGCCGAGGCTTACGGCGAGCGGCATGCGCTGAAGAGCGATCCCTTCCACATGCATCCCGCACGCACACCGCCCGGACGGCCGCCGGAGAACACGGCCGAAATCTGCTGA
- a CDS encoding M20/M25/M40 family metallo-hydrolase produces the protein MRFILPMLAIAASLASPAAAQLTAPEQAIVETVESGFESDVALLEEITLINSGTHNHAGVKAVADVLVPEFEALGFAVEWIDQSAAGRAGHLFARHEGAPGTTKMLLIGHLDTVFEPESPFTGFLCEGDRAVGPGVVDDKGGIVVILSALRAMKAAGTLDGANIVVALTGDEEDAGEPLEAARRDLVEAGEWADVALGFEGLSVLDGKDAGVIARRSSGSWTLTTNAKSGHSSGIFSEHAGYGAIYEMARILDTFRRELPEENLTYNVGLVAGGTPAELGEDGLSATTSGKTNIIPSSAVARGDLRALTQEQNERTAETMRAIVADHLPGTEAEITIEFRYPPMAPTDGNRALLDKLNVINADLGREPMAPYPPSRRGAADISFVAPYTHGLAGMGPAGSGSHAEGEAIDLRSIVRQAQRTAILMSRLAKEASDK, from the coding sequence ATGCGTTTCATTCTCCCCATGCTGGCAATCGCAGCCTCCTTGGCTTCCCCCGCTGCCGCCCAGCTCACCGCGCCCGAGCAGGCCATCGTCGAAACCGTCGAGAGCGGGTTCGAGAGCGATGTCGCGCTGCTCGAAGAAATCACGCTCATCAATTCGGGCACGCATAACCATGCGGGCGTGAAGGCAGTGGCCGATGTGCTGGTGCCCGAGTTCGAGGCCCTCGGATTCGCGGTCGAGTGGATCGACCAGTCTGCGGCGGGCCGGGCAGGGCATCTCTTCGCGCGGCACGAGGGCGCGCCCGGCACCACCAAGATGCTGCTGATCGGGCATCTCGACACGGTGTTCGAACCGGAATCGCCCTTTACCGGCTTCCTCTGCGAGGGCGACAGGGCGGTCGGGCCGGGCGTGGTCGACGACAAGGGCGGGATCGTCGTGATCCTTTCCGCCCTGCGGGCGATGAAGGCGGCGGGCACCCTCGATGGCGCCAACATCGTCGTCGCGCTGACGGGCGACGAGGAGGATGCGGGCGAACCCCTGGAGGCTGCGCGCCGCGACCTTGTCGAAGCAGGCGAATGGGCCGATGTCGCGCTGGGCTTCGAGGGGTTGTCGGTGCTCGACGGCAAGGATGCGGGCGTGATCGCGCGGCGATCCTCGGGGAGCTGGACGCTGACGACAAATGCGAAGAGCGGGCACAGTTCGGGCATTTTCTCCGAGCATGCGGGCTATGGCGCGATCTACGAGATGGCGCGCATCCTCGACACTTTCCGCCGCGAACTGCCGGAAGAAAACCTGACCTACAATGTCGGACTTGTCGCGGGCGGAACCCCCGCTGAATTGGGCGAGGACGGTCTTTCCGCTACCACCAGCGGGAAGACCAACATCATCCCGTCCAGCGCCGTGGCGCGCGGCGATCTGCGCGCGCTGACGCAGGAGCAGAACGAGCGCACGGCCGAAACGATGCGCGCCATCGTCGCCGATCACCTGCCCGGCACCGAAGCCGAGATAACGATCGAATTCCGCTATCCGCCGATGGCGCCGACCGATGGCAACCGCGCACTGCTGGACAAGCTCAACGTCATCAACGCCGATCTCGGCCGCGAGCCGATGGCCCCCTATCCGCCCTCGCGCCGCGGGGCGGCCGATATCAGCTTCGTCGCGCCCTACACGCACGGGCTCGCCGGAATGGGGCCTGCGGGCAGTGGCAGCCATGCCGAGGGCGAGGCGATCGATTTGCGCTCGATAGTGCGGCAGGCGCAGCGCACGGCGATCCTCATGAGCCGCCTGGCGAAAGAGGCCTCGGACAAATAG
- a CDS encoding type II toxin-antitoxin system ParD family antitoxin has product MAAKNTSIALGKPYTDFARKKVESGEFATTSEVVREAMRQYIAQDTKREALDRALKEGLDSGPARPFDFDGFLRDMRANYKAE; this is encoded by the coding sequence ATGGCCGCCAAGAATACCTCTATCGCCTTGGGTAAACCCTATACCGATTTCGCTCGCAAAAAGGTCGAAAGCGGCGAGTTCGCCACCACCAGCGAAGTGGTGCGCGAAGCGATGCGGCAGTACATCGCGCAGGATACCAAACGCGAAGCGCTGGACCGCGCGCTGAAAGAAGGGCTCGACAGCGGGCCTGCCCGGCCATTCGATTTCGACGGCTTCCTCCGCGATATGCGGGCGAACTACAAAGCCGAATGA
- a CDS encoding type II toxin-antitoxin system RelE/ParE family toxin codes for MMQFRLRDAARRDLAEIWLTTAERWGIDQADDYVRALEDCLLRICDFPASYPNYEGCHGTFRKALSGEHLIFYRVGQQVIDVARILHNRMDVEDIL; via the coding sequence ATGATGCAATTCCGCCTGCGCGACGCGGCGAGGCGCGACCTTGCGGAAATCTGGCTAACCACCGCCGAACGCTGGGGCATCGATCAGGCCGACGACTATGTTCGGGCTCTTGAGGATTGCCTCCTACGCATCTGCGATTTCCCAGCGAGCTATCCGAACTACGAGGGTTGCCACGGAACCTTTCGCAAGGCCCTGAGCGGAGAGCACCTGATCTTCTATCGGGTTGGCCAGCAGGTGATCGACGTCGCCCGCATCCTGCACAACCGCATGGATGTAGAGGATATCCTCTAG
- the sdhA gene encoding succinate dehydrogenase flavoprotein subunit, translating into MARTDTFSINGREYPITDHTYDVVVVGAGGSGLRATMGAAESGLKTANITKVFPTRSHTVAAQGGIAASLGNNTPDHWTWHMYDTVKGSDWLGDQDAIEYMVREAPQAVYELEHAGVPFSRNDDGTIYQRPFGGHMQNMGEGPPVQRTCAAADRTGHAMLHALYQQSLKYDADFFIEYFALDLIMKDGANGEKECVGVIAMCLDDGTIHRFRSKAVVLATGGYGRCYFTATSAHTCTGDGGGMVLRAGLPMQDMEFVQFHPTGIYGAGVLITEGARGEGGYLTNSEGERFMERYAPSAKDLASRDVVSRSMALEMREGRGVGPEKDHIYLHLDHIDPNVLAQRLPGITESGKIFAGVDLTREPLPVTPTVHYNMGGIPCNYHGEVMAGDANDPEKIVPGLFAVGEAACVSVHGANRLGSNSLIDLVVFGRATGHRLKELIKPGTSHDELPKDSAEMSLTRLDHFRHADGGTPTAALRADMQKTMTRHAAVFRDSKLMAEGVENLKQINKRMEDVKVHDRSLIWNSDLIETLELDNLMAQANVTMASAENRKESRGAHAHEDFPDRNDGEWMKHTIAWFEGWGGNGGGVKIDYRPVHEYTLTDDVKYIEPKKRVY; encoded by the coding sequence ATGGCCCGTACCGATACTTTCAGCATCAACGGCCGCGAATATCCGATCACCGACCATACCTATGACGTGGTCGTCGTCGGCGCGGGCGGATCGGGCCTGCGCGCCACGATGGGCGCCGCCGAAAGCGGCCTCAAGACCGCCAATATCACCAAGGTCTTCCCGACCCGTTCGCACACCGTCGCGGCGCAGGGCGGCATTGCCGCCAGCCTCGGCAACAACACGCCCGATCACTGGACGTGGCACATGTACGATACCGTCAAGGGCTCCGACTGGCTCGGCGATCAGGACGCGATCGAATATATGGTCCGCGAAGCCCCGCAGGCGGTTTACGAGCTGGAGCATGCGGGCGTGCCCTTCAGCCGCAACGACGACGGCACGATCTACCAGCGCCCCTTTGGCGGCCACATGCAGAACATGGGCGAAGGCCCGCCGGTGCAGCGCACCTGCGCCGCCGCCGACCGCACCGGCCATGCCATGCTCCACGCGCTCTACCAGCAGAGCCTGAAATACGACGCGGACTTCTTCATCGAATATTTCGCGCTCGACCTCATCATGAAGGACGGGGCCAATGGCGAGAAGGAATGCGTCGGCGTGATCGCCATGTGCCTCGACGATGGCACGATCCACCGCTTCCGGTCGAAGGCGGTCGTTCTGGCGACCGGCGGCTATGGCCGCTGCTACTTCACCGCGACATCGGCACACACCTGCACAGGTGACGGCGGCGGCATGGTGCTGCGTGCGGGTCTTCCGATGCAGGATATGGAATTCGTCCAGTTCCACCCGACCGGCATTTACGGCGCGGGCGTGCTTATCACCGAAGGCGCGCGCGGCGAGGGCGGCTATCTCACCAACTCCGAAGGCGAGCGGTTCATGGAGCGCTATGCGCCGAGCGCGAAGGACCTCGCCTCGCGCGATGTCGTCAGCCGTTCGATGGCGCTCGAGATGCGCGAAGGCCGCGGTGTGGGCCCGGAAAAGGACCACATCTACCTCCATCTCGACCATATCGACCCGAACGTGCTCGCGCAGCGCCTGCCGGGCATCACCGAAAGCGGCAAGATCTTCGCCGGTGTCGACCTGACCCGCGAACCGCTTCCGGTCACCCCGACCGTCCACTACAACATGGGCGGCATCCCCTGTAACTATCACGGCGAAGTGATGGCGGGCGATGCGAACGATCCGGAAAAGATCGTCCCCGGCCTGTTCGCGGTGGGCGAAGCGGCCTGCGTTTCGGTCCATGGTGCCAACCGCCTCGGCTCGAACTCGCTGATCGACCTCGTGGTGTTCGGCCGCGCGACCGGCCATCGCCTCAAGGAGCTGATCAAGCCGGGCACGTCGCATGACGAGCTACCCAAGGACAGCGCCGAAATGTCGCTCACGCGTCTCGACCACTTCCGCCATGCCGATGGCGGCACGCCGACCGCGGCGCTGCGCGCGGACATGCAGAAGACCATGACCCGCCACGCAGCCGTGTTCCGCGACAGCAAGCTGATGGCCGAGGGCGTGGAAAACCTGAAGCAGATCAACAAGCGCATGGAGGACGTGAAGGTCCACGACCGCTCGCTGATCTGGAACAGCGACCTTATCGAAACGCTCGAGCTCGACAACCTCATGGCGCAGGCCAATGTCACCATGGCATCGGCCGAAAACCGCAAGGAAAGCCGCGGCGCCCACGCGCATGAGGACTTCCCCGACCGCAACGATGGCGAATGGATGAAGCATACCATCGCCTGGTTCGAAGGCTGGGGCGGAAACGGCGGCGGCGTGAAGATCGACTACCGCCCGGTCCACGAATACACGCTGACCGACGATGTGAAGTATATCGAGCCGAAGAAGCGGGTTTACTAG
- the sdhD gene encoding succinate dehydrogenase, hydrophobic membrane anchor protein produces the protein MGNGTSIGRVRGLGSAHEGAHHWLVQRFTAIGNLVLMLFLAVSLALLPDYSYAAVTGWASQTLVATALALLVISVFWHARLGLQVLIEDYVHDAGTKFGTLALLNLATIGGGAFGLVSIARIALGGAA, from the coding sequence ATGGGTAACGGAACCTCCATCGGACGCGTGCGCGGGCTCGGCTCGGCGCATGAGGGCGCGCATCACTGGCTGGTGCAGCGCTTCACCGCCATCGGCAATCTGGTGCTGATGCTCTTTCTCGCGGTGAGCCTCGCGCTGCTGCCGGACTATTCCTACGCCGCCGTCACCGGCTGGGCATCGCAGACGCTGGTCGCGACCGCGCTGGCGCTGCTGGTGATTTCGGTCTTCTGGCACGCGCGCCTCGGCCTGCAGGTGCTGATCGAAGATTATGTCCATGACGCCGGCACCAAGTTCGGCACTCTCGCCCTTCTCAACCTTGCAACCATCGGCGGCGGCGCCTTCGGCCTCGTTTCGATCGCCCGCATCGCCCTCGGAGGAGCCGCCTGA
- the sdhC gene encoding succinate dehydrogenase, cytochrome b556 subunit encodes MANRPIAPHLQIWKWGPHMAVSILHRITGDGLALVGLGVLLWWLGAMAAGPDAYATFEAVMGSPLGMVVLVGLSWAFFTHMMSGLRHFVLDIGAGYELDTNKTWSILAPVIGILLTAGFWALVLLK; translated from the coding sequence ATGGCCAACCGCCCGATCGCACCGCACCTTCAGATATGGAAATGGGGGCCGCATATGGCGGTCTCGATCCTCCACCGCATCACCGGCGATGGGCTCGCCCTTGTCGGCCTCGGCGTGCTGCTGTGGTGGCTGGGTGCGATGGCTGCGGGGCCGGACGCCTATGCGACTTTCGAAGCGGTCATGGGATCGCCGCTGGGCATGGTGGTGCTGGTTGGCCTGTCGTGGGCTTTCTTCACCCACATGATGAGCGGCCTTCGCCACTTCGTCCTCGACATCGGCGCCGGTTACGAACTCGACACCAACAAGACCTGGTCGATCCTCGCACCGGTCATCGGCATTCTTCTTACGGCGGGCTTCTGGGCCCTCGTCCTTCTCAAGTGA